From the Oncorhynchus nerka isolate Pitt River linkage group LG20, Oner_Uvic_2.0, whole genome shotgun sequence genome, one window contains:
- the fignl2 gene encoding fidgetin-like protein 2 — protein sequence MLSPIVPYSLYKMHWNPEHAQSLSQWPEQHLDVSSTTSSPAHKSELYAAGRTHGRGGYAWANDDIGALTASNLLKSYAEKYSGVLDSPYNRPPGPAVGAYPEPGAFGGLNGLKTELEPWPLSHSAEGPYPVSLDGLPGPKAGATSAGPPGASSVSVVNSNLSDSGYSGSSSCSGSHSGDYNPPSYNGTYLSSGYCPGPLPGSALPPASLHHSLQPTPTLVPSYSPSTQVYNYPPTSYPHQPSLAPTYSHPSAGYLHSGLAAPTPLPSRPTVVGGSYSYQESGSGVKRKAFDMSLEEEGEGSRYRKYSGYDPMKSGGGGDSLSPYSMGDKGNIRFTTGSTDPLAFKPSKPSSQPLVSPPYMVAVAGENSPAAGMTGENGGGGGSENQVFSHSQQQQQQHRSSQAHNQKRPSLHGQPGSGPGETASMKSPDPMVLDLVNGEVLDCSPALLWGELAGLTHVKAALEEELLWPCLRPSPAILPPATVLLFGPRGSGKTTLARSMAAQLGASFYRLSGAMLASKGKVDAEGILGATLQVAGARQPSVVLLSEVEALEDEEGLRQVLLSALEKAQMGLGSAGGAPGLVIVVCTTGRPDLLQDTVHRSFAKHYHVGLPDAGMRRQVLLQALVPQGCSLSDRELGAVLQRSEGFSVWELLQLCQQALSSASTSGPQGPLHSLSGQATGPPALKDFENAFCKVRPQSNATPKELDTCMEWSKVYSH from the coding sequence GCCTGTATAAGATGCACTGGAACCCGGAGCATGCCCAGTCTCTCAGCCAGTGGCCTGAGCAGCACCTGGATGtgtcctccaccacctcctccccgGCCCACAAGTCCGAGCTGTACGCCGCTGGCCGCACCCACGGCCGAGGAGGCTACGCCTGGGCCAATGACGACATTGGTGCCCTAACCGCCTCCAATCTGCTAAAGAGCTATGCAGAGAAGTACTCTGGTGTTCTAGACTCACCCTACAACCGTCCACCGGGGCCCGCTGTAGGGGCCTACCCAGAGCCAGGGGCCTTCGGGGGCCTCAATGGCCTCAAGACTGAGCTGGAGCCCTGGCCCCTGAGCCACAGTGCGGAGGGGCCCTACCCCGTGTCCCTGGATGGTCTGCCAGGCCCCAAGGCTGGGGCCACATCAGCAGGGCCCCCAGGTGCCAGCAGTGTGTCAGTGGTCAACAGTAACCTCTCAGACTCTGGATATAGTGGTAGCAGCTCCTGCTCTGGGTCTCACTCCGGTGACTACAACCCCCCCAGCTACAACGGTACCTACCTCTCGTCTGGGTACTGCCCCGGGCCCCTGCCTGGCTCAGCACTTCCCCCcgcctccctccaccactccctccaGCCCACGCCCACCCTGGTGCCCAGCTACTCACCCTCCACCCAAGTTTACAACTATCCGCCAACCAGCTACCCCCACCAGCCCAGCCTGGCCCCCACTTACAGCCACCCCTCTGCAGGGTACTTACACTCCGGGCTGGCCGCCcctactcctctcccctcccggCCCACCGTAGTCGGGGGTAGCTACAGCTACCAGGAGTCTGGAAGTGGGGTGAAGAGGAAGGCATTTGACATGTCattggaagaggagggggaaggttCTCGATACAGGAAGTATTCAGGCTACGACCCAATGAAGTCCGGAGGAGGaggggactctctctctccctacagcatGGGGGATAAAGGAAACATCAGATTCACCACAGGCAGCACAGATCCCCTGGCATTTAAGCCCAGTAagccctcctcccagcccctggTGTCCCCTCCCTATATGGTGGCTGTAGCAGGTGAAAACAGCCCGGCAGCAGGGATGACTGGAGAgaacggaggaggaggggggtcagAAAACCAGGTCTTCTCCCACtcccagcagcaacagcagcagcaccgCTCCTCCCAGGCTCACAACCAGAAACGCCCCTCCCTCCACGGCCAACCTGGGTCTGGACCAGGGGAGACAGCCAGCATGAAGAGTCCAGACCCCATGGTTCTGGATCTAGTCAACGGGGAAGTGCTGGATTGCAGCCCGGCCCTGCTATGGGGGGAGCTGGCTGGGCTGACCCACGTCAAGGCTGCCCTGGAGGAGGAGCTGTTGTGGCCCTGTCTAAGGCCCAGCCCTGCCATCCTACCCCCAGCCACCGTGCTGCTGTTCGGCCCCCGGGGAAGCGGGAAGACCACTCTGGCCCGCTCCATGGCCGCCCAGCTGGGGGCCTCCTTCTATAGGCTCAGCGGGGCCATGTTAGCTTCTAAAGGCAAGGTGGATGCCGAGGGGATCCTGGGGGCCACGCTGCAGGTGGCTGGGGCGAGACAGCCTTCTGTTGTGCTGCTCAGTGAAGTGGAGGCtctggaggatgaggaggggctGAGGCAGGTGTTGCTATCCGCCCTGGAGAAGGCCCAGATGGGGTTAGGGTCGGCGGGGGGAGCCCCTGGGCTGGTGATCGTAGTGTGTACCACTGGCAGGCCAGACCTGCTCCAGGATACGGTGCATCGGAGCTTCGCCAAGCACTACCACGTGGGTCTGCCAGATGCGGGGATGCGGAGACAGGTGCTGTTGCAGGCGCTAGTGCCCCAGGGATGTTCTCTCAGTGACAGGGAGCTGGGGGCTGTACTGCAGCGGTCAGAGGGGTTCTCTGTGTGGGAGCTGCTGCAGCTCTGCCAGCAGGCCCTATCCTCAGCATCCACCTCGGGCCCTCAGGGGCCCTTACACAGCCTTTCAGGACAGGCTACGGGACCCCCAGCCCTCAAAGACTTTGAGAACGCCTTCTGCAAGGTGCGTCCGCAGTCAAACGCCACCCCGAAAGAACTGGACACTTGTATGGAGTGGAGCAAGGTGTACAGCCACTGA